A section of the Verrucomicrobium sp. GAS474 genome encodes:
- a CDS encoding NAD-dependent epimerase/dehydratase family protein codes for MSIALVTGSAGLIGSETCKRFHAEGFDVVGIDNNMRARFFGENASNEGNRKSLESALKNYRHHALDIRDFDAVNALFQSLGKEIAVVVHTAAQPSHDWAAREPLTDFGVNATGTLHLLEATRLHAPDAVFIFTSTNKVYGDAPNLLPLRELETRWEIDPSHPYTIGIDEHLSIDQSKHSLFGASKVAADVLVQEYGRYFGMRTAIFRGGCLTGPAHSGTELHGFLAYLMKCTVIGKEYRVFGYKGKQVRDNIHSVDLIEAFWQFFKKPRVAEVYNIGGSRHSNCSMKEAIALCEEISGNKLPHTYVEDNRIGDHIWYVSDVRKFQSHYPEWKYRYDIRGILQEIHDHTKAEIAKG; via the coding sequence ATGAGCATCGCCCTGGTCACCGGCTCCGCCGGCCTCATCGGATCGGAAACCTGCAAGCGTTTCCACGCCGAAGGATTCGACGTCGTCGGCATCGACAACAACATGCGCGCCCGCTTCTTCGGCGAGAACGCCTCGAACGAGGGGAACCGGAAGAGCCTGGAAAGCGCCCTCAAGAACTACCGCCACCACGCCCTCGACATCCGGGACTTCGACGCGGTGAACGCCCTCTTCCAGAGCCTCGGCAAGGAAATCGCCGTCGTCGTCCACACCGCCGCCCAGCCCTCCCACGACTGGGCGGCCCGCGAGCCCCTCACCGACTTCGGCGTCAACGCCACCGGCACCCTCCACCTCCTCGAGGCGACCCGGCTCCACGCCCCCGACGCCGTCTTCATCTTCACCAGCACGAACAAGGTCTACGGCGACGCGCCGAACCTCCTCCCCCTCCGGGAACTCGAGACCCGCTGGGAAATCGATCCCTCCCACCCCTACACCATCGGCATCGACGAACACCTCTCCATCGACCAGTCGAAGCACTCCCTCTTCGGGGCGAGCAAGGTGGCCGCCGACGTCCTCGTCCAGGAATACGGCCGCTACTTCGGGATGCGGACGGCTATCTTCCGCGGCGGCTGCCTCACCGGCCCCGCCCACTCCGGCACCGAGCTCCACGGCTTCCTCGCCTACCTGATGAAGTGCACCGTCATCGGCAAGGAATACCGGGTCTTCGGCTACAAGGGGAAGCAGGTCCGGGACAACATCCACTCCGTCGACCTCATCGAGGCCTTCTGGCAGTTCTTCAAGAAGCCCCGCGTCGCCGAGGTCTACAACATCGGCGGCAGCCGCCACTCGAACTGCTCGATGAAGGAGGCGATCGCCCTCTGCGAGGAGATCAGCGGGAACAAGCTCCCCCACACGTACGTCGAGGACAACCGCATCGGCGACCACATCTGGTACGTCAGCGACGTCCGGAAGTTCCAGTCACACTATCCGGAGTGGAAGTACCGGTACGACATCCGCGGGATCCTGCAGGAGATCCACGACCATACGAAGGCAGAGATCGCGAAGGGGTAG
- a CDS encoding glycosyltransferase family 2 protein, with protein MISPPPTEGLPPLQLLSIVIPARDEEGCIASTVEHLHLELRLHGVPHEIVVVDDGSRDRTWAILEDLRTRLPELKPVQNAGRHGFGCAIIYGLDHSTGDAVTIMMADESDDSRDVVRYWKELNKGYECVFGSRFMRGGGVIDYPRIKYILNRMANFFVKCLFGIPINDTTNAFKAYRRTVIDGCRPLISPHFNLTVELPLKAIVRGYSWTTMPITWRNRRTGEAKLKIKEMGSRYLFICAYIWLERALSRGDYRRPKTS; from the coding sequence ATGATCTCCCCGCCCCCCACCGAAGGCCTCCCGCCCCTCCAGCTCCTCTCCATCGTCATCCCCGCGCGGGACGAGGAGGGATGCATCGCCTCGACGGTGGAGCACCTCCACCTGGAGCTCCGCCTCCACGGCGTCCCGCACGAGATCGTCGTCGTCGACGACGGCAGCCGGGACCGCACCTGGGCGATCCTCGAAGACCTCCGCACCCGCCTCCCCGAGCTGAAGCCGGTCCAGAACGCCGGCCGCCACGGCTTCGGCTGCGCCATCATCTACGGCCTCGACCACAGCACCGGCGATGCCGTCACCATCATGATGGCCGACGAGTCCGACGACTCCCGCGACGTCGTCCGCTACTGGAAGGAACTGAACAAGGGCTACGAGTGCGTCTTCGGCAGCCGCTTCATGCGCGGCGGCGGCGTCATCGACTACCCCCGGATCAAGTACATCCTGAACCGGATGGCGAATTTCTTCGTGAAGTGCCTCTTCGGCATCCCGATCAACGACACGACGAACGCCTTCAAGGCCTACCGCCGCACCGTCATCGACGGCTGCCGCCCCCTCATCTCACCCCACTTCAACCTCACCGTCGAGCTCCCGCTGAAGGCGATCGTCCGGGGCTACTCCTGGACGACGATGCCGATCACCTGGCGCAACCGCCGCACCGGCGAGGCCAAGCTGAAGATCAAGGAAATGGGCTCCCGCTACCTCTTCATCTGCGCCTACATCTGGCTCGAGCGCGCCCTCAGCCGGGGCGACTACCGCCGTCCCAAGACCTCCTAA